The following proteins come from a genomic window of Lycium ferocissimum isolate CSIRO_LF1 chromosome 4, AGI_CSIRO_Lferr_CH_V1, whole genome shotgun sequence:
- the LOC132053761 gene encoding uncharacterized protein LOC132053761, with translation MVKKESKSSKDRYQPYGQLERSNFRTDKGRSGHNHHLVRNDKRNDHSSGNRAIGHIKDTRWPRPLRSDPTQRDPNVVCDYHGTHGHRTEDFRQLRDEVARLLKNGHLREFLSDRAKENYKNREANKQVEPVEPQHVINMIISRAEIPRGPIMKRTKVSITREKRTRDYVSEGYISFSDEDAEGIIQPHNDAFVISVLINKSHIKLILIDTGSSANIIRWKVVEQLGLLDQIVPAAQVLNGFNMACETLKGEITLSVNTLGTV, from the exons ATGGTTAAAAAAGAGTCGAAGTCATCAAAGGATAGGTACCAACCGTACGGTCAGTTGGAAAGGTCCAACTTTAGGACAGACAAGGGAAGAAGCGGTCATAATCATCATTTAGTCAGGAATGATAAGCGAAATGATCACAGTTCGGGTAACCGAG CTATTGGCCATATTAAGGACACGAGATGGCCAAGGCCGCTTCGGTCCGATCCTACTCAAAGGGATCCGAATGTGGTATGTGACTATCACGGTACTCATGGTCATCGGACTGAGGACTTTCGACAACTAAGGGATGAAGTAGCCCGCCTATTGAAGAATGGGCACTTGCGTGAATTCTTAAGTGACCGGGCtaaagaaaattacaaaaacaGGGAAGCAAATAAGCAAGTTGAACCAGTGGAACCTCAACACGTGATCAATATGATTATCAGTAGGGCAGAAATTCCCCGGGGTCCAATAATGAAGAGGACAAAGGTCTCCATTACTCGGGAAAAAAGAACGAGGGATTACGTATCAGAGGGATACATCTCCTTTAGTGATGAAGACGCGGAGGGCATCATTCAACCCCACAATGATGCTTTCGTAATTTCTGTCCTCATTAATAAATCTCATATTAAGCTTATTTTGATTGATACAGGTAGTTCAGCCAATATTATCCGTTGGAAAGTGGTAGAGCAGCTGGGGCTGTTAGACCAAATTGTGCCGGCAGCCCAAGTTCTCAATGGATTCAACATGGCATGTGAAACTTTGAAGGGGGAAATCACTCTATCGGTGAATACCCTTGGGACGGTTTAG